The sequence below is a genomic window from Flavobacterium lipolyticum.
TACCTGCAAGTTCAGAGATAAAGAGCCATACGGTTTGGAGTATGAAGATAAAAAAAAGGATTACAAATACCGTAGTAAATGTAATCAGGAATGTTTTGAGTAAGTATTTGTCTAAAATTTTCAACCTTGTAATTAATCTAATTTATTGATGTAGTATTTTGGATATTTGCTCGCTACAAATGTAAATTGATTTTTTGATAAAGGCTGATTGGTTTTAAAAGAATTAACGGTTAAAGTGGTTTTTGTTCCATTTTTTCCGGTTTCGATCAGGTTATAAATGTGTTTGGTCTGAACATCAATACCTAAAAGAATCTCTTTTCTTTGGTCTTTAGAACTTGTAGGAGCTAATTTGATATATTGTATTTTTCTACCTTTTACATTTTGAACAATATCCATGTTGTATTTGTAGCCGGAATTGAAGAAAGTCAGCATTTTTGAAGGTGTAATAGCAGTATCGTCCTTTTCGTTTACTTTAGAAATGGTTACTTCTTCGTCTTCCGGAACGATGGTGTAGGTTTTCTGACCGTCAAATATTTTTGTTACTCCCATAAAATTCAATACATATTGATTGCCTTTCATGGTTACATTTCCTTTACTGTCCTGGTTGATGTTCTCTTTAGTGTTATTCAGTGTGTATTTAAAGTCAATAACAATATTGTTGTAGCTTTTTATTTTTGAAGTTACTTCATTCAATAAATCTTTGGCTTTTTTATCCTGAGCCTGAATAGAAGTGAAGCTCAAAAGCAATAAAACCGCCATTTGAATGCACTTTTTAGTCATCTTAGTAATAGAATTGTTTTGGATTTCCTGAATTTTTGTTTTCATGATGGGATTAATTTTGTTCATTATTAAAAAATTGGTCAAGAGCACTTAAGTCAGTGATGTTTACGGTTCTTGCTTTACTGCCTTCAAACGGACCAACAATGCCTGCAGCTTCCAGCTGATCGATCAGGCGACCGGCTCTGTTGTATCCTAATTTTAATTTTCTTTGCAGTAATGAAGCCGAACCTTGTTGTGCATTGACAATAATCTCTGCAGCTTCTCTGAATAAAGTATCTCTTTCGGAAATATCCACATCAAGATTGATGCCATTTTCTTCTCCAACAAACTCCGGAAGCAAATAAGCTGTGGCATAAGCTTTTTGCGAACCGATAAAATCCGTAATTTTTTCCACCTCAGGAGTGTCTATGAAGGCACATTGTACACGTATCACATCATTTCCGTTGGTGTATAATAAATCTCCTCGTCCAATTAACTGATCGGCTCCCTGTGTGTCCAGAATGGTTCGGGAATCAATTTTAGAAGTTACCCTGAAAGCAATTCTTGCGGGGAAATTGGCTTTAATTAAACCTGTAATAACATTCACCGATGGTCTTTGTGTAGCGATAATCAGGTGAATACCAATAGCACGGGCCAATTGAGCCAAACGGGCAATAGGGACTTCAACTTCTTTACCGGCAGTCATAATTAAATCGGCAAACTCGTCGACTACCAGAACAATGTAAGGTAAAAATCGGTGCCCTGCCTCGGGATTTAGTTTTCTTGCTCGGAATTTTTCGTTATATTCCTTGATGTTGCGTACCATCGCGTCTTTTAGTAAAGAGTAGCGATTGTCCATTTCAACACAAAGTGAGTTCAGTGTATTCACTACTTTTGCGTTGTCGGTGATGATAGCGTCTTCTGTATCAGGTAGTTTGGCTAAATAATGCCTTTCAATTTTATTAAAAAGCGTAAGCTCTACTTTTTTCGGATCTACCAGTACAAATTTAACTTCGGCCGGATGTTTCTTGTATAAAAGAGAGGTTAAAACAGCATTTAAACCTACCGATTTTCCTTGTCCGGTTGCTCCGGCCATCAGTAAGTGAGGCATTTTGGCCAGATCGACCACAAAAGTTTCGTTGGAGATTGTTTTTCCTAAAGCAATTGGCAGTTCCATTTCAGCTTCCTGAAATTTAGCAGATCCAATAACGCTTTTCATCGAAACCATTGTAGGGTTTTTGTTCGGAACCTCGATACCAATAGTTCCTTTTCCTGGAATAGGAGCTATAATACGGATTCCTAATGCTGAAAGTGATAATGCGATATCATCCTCTAAACTTTTAATTTTAGAAATTCTGATCCCGGCTTCCGGTACAATTTCGTATAAGGTTACCGATGGTCCAACAGTTGCTTTGATCTGTGCAATTTCAATTTTATAATTGCGAAGTGTATCAACAATTCTGTTTTTGTTTTCTTCTAATTCCTCCTGATTGATCGTAATTCCTCCGGTTGAGTATTCTTTCAATATGTCAAGTGTAGGGAATTTGTAATTGGATAGGTCTAAAGTAGGGTCGAATAAACCAAAATCGGCTACTAGACGGGAAGCCAGATTCTCTTCAATAATATCTTCCTCTTCTGCTTTTTCAATTACAAATTCTTCGGTATGAACAGGAGTTTTTACAGTTACCGGATTGATATCCATTTGAACTGGTTTTAAAACCGGATTCAAATCAATTTCTGAGGCGTTTGAAATGGTTGGTTTTAAAGCTTCTTTGTTGATTTCGAATTGGCTGATATTAGATTTTAGATGAATGTTGTCTAATTCCGGATCTTCTTCCTCGATAGCAAATTCTTCTAAGTTATAAGCACTCTCGGCTTCCTGAGGTTTTTTTATTGAAGCCAATTCTGAATTGAATTCTTTTTTAGTAGAATCAAAATACGACTGAATTTTTTCAGGAGATAGTTTGATTTTAAAAATCAGGTACACGATTAATCCGAAAAGTAGCGTAAGTAAAGTTCCGGTTTTTCCGATGTAATCTTGTAAAAACAGATTGAGTTCATATCCGATCGTTCCGCCCAATTCAGGTGCTGAAGTGGCGAAAAATCCAAATAGTACAGAGACAATAATAAGGGCAAAAAGATCCCAAAACCAAGTATTTTTTAATTTTTTGGTAGAGAGTTCCAAAGCGAGAAACATTCCGGTAAGGAAAAATAAACGAACGAATATAAATGAAGCAATACCAAAACCTTTGTATACAATAAGATCGGCGAGGAACGCCCCGAATTTTCCGAGCCAGTTTTCTACAATTTCGGTACGATCGCCAAGCTGGCTTACCGCACTTTGGTCAGATTGCCATTGTCCGTTGACATAAAAAGAAATAAAGGCAACTAATAGTGCCGCAGAAAAGAGTATCAGAAGACATCCTAAAACAAATTTTTGTTGTTTGGATAGGTTTCCGTACTTTATCTTTTCAGTCTTTGATTCGTTTTTTTTGTCTAAAGTTTCCTTTTTGGTTGTTTTTGCCATTCTTGCGTTTCCTGTTGCCTATATAAATTTTGGGATGTAAATGATTAAGCCTATTGCGATTGCTGTCATTGCGGCAAAAAATACCGCTCCCGCTGCAATATCTTTAATAAAACCGATTCGTTTGCTGTAATCAGGGTGAATAAAATCGGCAATTTTTTCTACTGCCGTATTCAAACCTTCAACGCTTAAAACGAGGCCTATGGCTAATGTTTGGCACAACCATTCGGTTTGTGAAATATGAAAATAAAACCCGGCTATGGTCATGATAATTCCCAGAGAGAATTGAACCATAATGCTGTGTTCTGTTTTGATTAATTTTACCGCTCCGTTAAAAGCATAGGTCATACTTTTTAGACGGCCGGTAACAAAGGTATTGTCTTTTTGAAATTCCATTTAAAGATATTATAATGCTGCTAAAGCTGCTTCGTAATTTGGTTCGTTTGCAATTTCAGCTACTTGTTCAGTGTGAGTTACTTTTCCATTAGCATCAACTACAATGATTACTCTTGAATGTAAACCAGCCAAAGGTCCGTCAACAATTTCTAAACCGTTTGTTTTTCCAAAATCTCCTGCCTGAAAATCGGATAAGTTAACTACATTTTCTAATCCTTCAGCACCACAAAAACGTTTTTGTGCAAATGGTAAATCTCTTGAAATACACAATACAGTTGTGTTCTCTAAGTTGCTGGCACTTTCATTGAATTTTCTAACAGATGTAGCACAAGTTCCGGTATCGATACTTGGGAAAATGTTTAAAACCAGTTTTTTTCCGGCAAAATTGCTTAAAGAAACAACTGATAAATCGTTTTGTACTAATTTGAAATCAGCTAGTTGTGATCCAACTGTTGGTAATTCGCCTGAAGTATGAATAGGATTTCCTCCCAATGTTATTGAAGCCATGATTTTTATTTAAATTAATGAGGTTCAAAAGTAAGGATTAATATTCGAATCTAAAAGTATTTGTTGATGGGTTTAAGGAGAGATTAAGGGGGCTGTTTTAATAGCCACGTATTCACGAATTATTTTAGATTTATCACAAAGGATGTCATTTCGGCGAAGGAGAAATTGCACTAGAGAGAGGCATTTTTGATTGTGGAGTTTTTTCTGTGATCTGCTTCGCCTATTCGCTATCGCTTGGGTTTCCTTCGACTTCGCTCAGGAAGTCACCATTGGTTCAGAGTGCGAGTGTGACATGATATGAGTTTTTCGTTTATTGATCTGATTGGTGAAGAAGATCTTTTGTAGTATGAAAGTCCTTCGACTTCGCTCAGGAGGACACTCGTGGTTTAAACCGAGAGTGTGACTGCAAACTGAGACTGCAAACTGAGACTGAAAACTGAGACTGCAAACTGAGACTGCAAACTGAGACTGAAAACTGAGACTGTAAACTGAGACTGTAAACTGAGACTGTAAACTGAGACTGAAAACTGAGACTGTAAACTGAGACTGAAAACTGAGACTGAAAACTGAGACTGAAAACTGAGACTGAAAACTGAGACTGAAAACTGAGACTGAAAACTGAGGCTGAAAACTGAGACTGTAAACTAAAAAAAAAGCGCCTCAAAATTGAAACGCTTTCTCTTGTCATGTTTTTTTTATTTGTATGCTCGATTATTTATCGATGGAACCTAAAACACGTTTCATGAACGCATTTAGAGCTTCTTTTTTATCAGTGCCCTGAACTACCATTTTGTGTACTTCAAGCGCACCATACATATTCGAAATTAATTCGCCAATTACATCTAATTCTTCATCTTTTAAAGACGGAATTTCAGTCATCGCTTCTAAAACTTCGATAGTTTCAATGATATAATCCTGATCGTTTTCTTCGATGAATTGGGTTAACTGCTTTATTACGGGTAATTTCATTTTTTTTAGATTTTTAGATTTTTAGATTATTGGATTTTTAGAAAAGGGTTAAAGTATCTAACCGTCCAAAAATCTAACAATCTAACAATCAATTTAAGCGATCGCGTTTACCAAGTCGATTAAAACTTCTTGTTTGTTGGTTTGAGTTTCTCCAACCAATTGTCCGTTTACAAAGGTTGCGAACGTAGGCAGGTTGCTTACATTGGCTAACTTTCTTGATTCCGGTGAATTTTCAGCATCAACCAAAACAAAAGTGATAGCTTCGTTTTCTGTGGCTAGTTTTTTGAATTTTGGTTTCATAATACGGCAATTTCCACACCATGAAGCTGAATATTGCACTACTACTTTTTCATTTTTAGCAACTAAATCTGCTAACGTATCTTCGTTTAAGTCGATTAACATAGTTTTTATTTTTAAGACACTAAGTTGTTAAGGTTCTAAGATGCTAAATTTTTGCTCTCGAACCGAATAACTTTGTGTGGATTTATTTGATAGTTTTTTAAGTCGTTGAGATTCTAAGATCTAAGTTTAATCTTAGAATCTCTTGACTTTTATTGTAGAACTATAGGTAAGATTCAAAAGTTAAGTTAAAAAACTTAGCATCTTAGAACCTTAGTATCTTTGCTGCTTAATTAGCGCTTAAATACTCAGCAGTACTAAGTCTGTCTGCGCTCATTGCTTCTTTTCCGGCTTCCCAGTTTGCAGGACAAACTTCACCTTTAGTTTGAATGTGAGTGTAAGCATCAACCATTCTTAAATATTCGTTTACGTTACGTCCTAATGGCATATCGTTAACACTTTCGTGGAAGATTTTTCCAGTTTCGTCAATTAAGTAAGTAGCTCTGTAAGGTACGTTTGAACCTTCGATGATAACTGAATCAGTTTCTTCGCTGTAGCTTGTAGCTTCGATGTCAAGAATACCTAAAATATTAGCTAAGTTACGGTTTGTATCTGCTAAGATTGGGTAAGTAACACCTTCGATTCCACCGTTATTTTTTGGTGTGTTTAACCATGCAAAGTGTACTTCGTTTGTATCACATGAAGCTCCGATTACGATAGTATTTCTTTTTTCAAATTCTGGTAAAGCAGCTTGGAAGGCGTGTAATTCAGTTGGGCAAACAAAAGTGAAATCTTTTGGGTACCAAAACAATAATACTTTTTTGTTGTTGTTTACTGCTTCTTCAAAAATGTTGATTTTTAAATTATCACCCATTTCAGAGATAGCATCAACTGCAATACTTGGGAATTTTTTTCCTACTAAAGACATATTTTTCGTTTTAAAGTTAAAAATTTATTTCTGGTGCAAAAGTAGGGCATAAGTGCGTATTCTTACAATAAGAAGTAATTATTAATATTTATTAGGTGATAGTTTTTGATTATAAGTTACTGTTTGGTTTTTGTAAGTTATTGGATTTCAATATTTACGGGTAGGTTTCCTCTGCAAGTATTATTTTCAAGAAATTGAATTCCTGCATTTTTTTGAAATTCTTCGAAATCCTGATACACCTGAATAATTCGGGAAGCTTTAGAAAGATTCGGAATTATTGGCAAAACATAAGGATTTCCGAAAACGTAAAGGAGGCACTTTTTGGTTTGAAGAAGGTTAGAAAGCAATTCTAAAACTTCATCATTGATTTCGAAATTATTCATTGGTTTTGCTTTCGGAACAAACAAAGAAATAATAACGGTTTCGAATGGCTCCAGACCTTTTTTGATTTCTGAAATGGATGAATCTTCTGCATTCTCAAAATCAAATTCTGCTGAATTTAGTACGGTATTTAAAGTCTGAAAAAATGGATTTTTCGTGTTTTTGTATAAACTTAATTTGGCTAACTGGTTGTTTTTTTGTGCTTCAAAAACCTGTTCGATGGTGAAATCATCAATGATTTTTGTGATGGAATTTTGAGCAATTTCAAGGTTTAAAGCTGATGCTCTTTCGAAATTTAGTTCACCTGAAGTAAATTGATTTTCAGCTAGAATTCCAACTTTTTGCTTGGCTTTGATAATTCTGTTGAAACTTTCTTCAATACGTTCAGGAGAAGCATTTTTAAGAATGGCTTCGATTCCTTCGGGTACATTTTCGGCGAAACATAAAACATCATTACCCGCATTGAAGGCTTCCCATTCCAATTCTCCTTTGGTTTCGTATAATTTAGAAACACTATGCATGTTCAGTGCATCGGAAATGACCAGACCATCGTAACCCAGTTTTTCTCGTAAAAGTGTTTCAATAATAGGTTTTGATAAAGTTGCCGAAGTATTTTTTCCTTCGTTCAAACTTGGAACTGCTAAATGTCCAATCATAATCGAATCGACATTGTGTTCAATTCCTTTAATAAAAGGGTACAGCTCGTTTTCAAGTAATTCTTCTAAAGTCTCGCTTAAAACCGGTAACCCTAAATGCGAATCGACATTGGTATTTCCGTGTCCGGGGAAGTGTTTCAGACAGCCTAAAATTCCCACTTCCGACATGCCTTTAAGATATTCTACAGCAAAATGGGCTACTTTTTCTTTGTTTTCACCAAAAGAGCGATAGCCTATTACGGGGTTGTTCGGGTTGTTATTGATGTCGGCCAAGGGAGATAGATTGTAATGAATTCCTGCAGCTTTCAAATCTAAACCAATTTGTTTCCCCACTTCATAAACCAGATTCGATTTATTTTCCGGTAAGGCGCCTAATGTAATGGCGTACGGGTACTGCGGTGTTTTTTCAATGCGCATGGCTAAGCCCCATTCGGCATCAATGCTGATTAGGAGAGGGGTAGTGGCTACGTTTTGATAACGGACAATCAGGTCTTTTATTTTTTGATAGCTGTCGTCATTAAAAACAACTTTTTTCTTGCTCTCGTAGTTTGTTGCAGCACTCGCACGGCTGTGAAAAAAGGTAAGTCCGCCAATGTGGTGTTCTTTTATTAAACGTTCAGTTTCCTGGATGTTTTCTTCGGTATCGTTTATAAAAACTGCAGGAAAAAAGAATTGTCCCACTTTTTGTCTTAATGCTTGTGCTGTCATTTTCATTAGTATAAAACCCGTTGGGTTGTAATTCGTAAAAGTTTAATTAAACAGATAGTCCCGATGCATCGGGATATGTGTAAAAAAGGATACAAAAAAAAAATATAATTTCTTTCACATAACCAGTTTTGTGTATTTTAAATAAGTGAAACGTCTTTTTTCTGCTAAAAAAATCTATGTTTCTATGTGTTAAAAATGGCTACACCCAAAAGATTATTTTAAAGTCATTTTCATACAAACACTATTGTCCATTTTCTCGTAAGGCGGATAGTTTGGAATGATAGTGTAACCTAATTTTTGGTATAAGCTGATGGCTTCCGGCTGATTTTTACCGGTTTCGAGAATCGTATAGCTGTATTTGATTTCTTTTGCCCAGCGCTCGAGTTCTGCCAAAACCTGAGAAGCAATTCCTCTTTTTCGGAAATCGGGGTGGACAAACATGCGTTTGATTTCGACCGTATCTTTTTCTTTTTCCCTAAAAGCACCACAACCAACTGCTATATCATTTTCATAGAAAACGACAACATGTTTGATGAGATCGGTTTTGTTAAACTGATTGTAAAAGTCATGGTCTTCTCCGTCTCTGATTTTTAAATCCTGATCCAGTAAAACGACCAGATTTTTAAAATCAGTATCGTCAGAGTTGGTTCTTTTTAAACTAATCATGATGTTAAATTTATTTTCGTTTTTGAAAAAGGAGCTTTACAATATGGTGTTTTGGCTAAGCTGAAATTTATTTTTCAGGATTAAAAAGTTTGCATTTTCATAAAAATGCTCTTTTAAAGCTGCTTTTTATTCATAACCTTTCCCCGTAAACCAATCATATCCCTCAATTGTTTTGTATTCATTAGGCATTGAACTCAGTATCACAGTCTCTTTTTTATTATTGTTATAAGGTTTGTTTTTTGAGATAATTAATTTACCGGTTTTCTTGTCGTTTTTGTCTTTTTCATAGTAGACATATTCCAGAGTGTCAATTGTCTCGCCATTCCATCTGTATTTGTACATCTCAGTTTCTCCGGGATGACCATATTGTACACCTCTTATTATTTTTTCTTTAGGAGAGAAAGTTGGATTGATAAATTCAAAACTATTTGAAAAAGTCTTTTGGTCTTCTCTGAGTAAGTAAATATTACTGAAAGCTTTTAAGCAACACCCGGTAGCACCATACCAGTTTAAAACGAAGTCTTTTAATCCATCTCCATTAATATCTCTAATAGTGTCATTTCTATAAGTCAGACTCCATTCTTTATGAGAGACCACCTTTTTAAATTTATTGTTAACTTTTGAATAGATGTCAATGTATACATCGTTTATTCCGTAACGGTGAATAATTAAATGGGGATGCTTTTTGGTGAAATGATTATCGAAATTTATATCCACTTCAATTGCAGTGTTCACTTTATATTCTTGGTGAAATTTGTTCTTGTCAATATTTTGTGTTGCAATTTTTATTGCATTTGTTAAGATCTGGTCAAATCTTACACTATCAATTCTATTTTGCTGTTCTAATTTTTTTCTTTTTTCTAAACGTTCTTTTTCCTTTTGTAAAAACGTTGCCGAAACCGAATCTTTTCTAACTGCCTTTTTTTTCTTTTCGTTTGATTGTCCGCATGAAAATAATGACAGTATGATTACTACTATTGCTAATATGTTTGGTTTTGTCTTCATACGGTTGCGAAAACTTAGAAAATGATAATTTGTTCTTATTTCAGTTTGCTTTTCTTTTGTTTGGCAAGTTGTGTTTTGGTGTGTAATGCTTTTTCTAAGCGGTTTTTGAAACGGAAGAGTTTCGGCAAACCTTCGAGTCGGTCTTCGAGTGTAATTTTTTCAAAAACAACAATGGCTTTTTCTAAAACCCGGATCTCATTATCGAGATCCATCTGGTTTTTATAGAAGGTTGCTAATCGGTCGTAAGGATGATTTCCTTTAAAACCTTCGTTGATATTTTGTTCGTATAACGCAATTGCTTTCTCCGTTTCTCCTGCTTTTTCCAATTCAATTGCTTTCAGGTTTCGTTCGGCCTGTAAATTTTCATTGATCTCCATAGGTAAGATGTTTGATTTGGGGTTAAACTTCTTCAGATTTTTTCCCAAAATCTTTTGGGAATATTAAAAAACGTGATAAAATAAGACCTGGGATTGTGGCGATTACTACCCAGATAAAGAAGTTTTCATAACCTAAATATTTTTGTATAAAACCACTTAACATCCCCGGAAGCATCATTCCTAATGCCATAAAACCGGTTGCAAGCGCATAATGTGCCGTTTTTGATTCTCCTTCTGCAACATGAATTAAATACATCATAAAACCTGTGAAACCAAAACCGTATCCAAATTGTTCCAGAATAACGGTAATGCAGGTATAGAGATTTAAAGGAGAGTTAATTTCGAAAAAATACAAATTGATATGAAGATGGAAAATATCTTGCGGCTGAAAATGAGCCAATCCGATAAAACCAAGAATAGGGAGATGCATGGTCAAAAACATTGGAAACATCCATTTGGTAAGACCATGTTTAGAAAGCGCGATTCCGCCTAAAATTCCTCCAACAGTCAAAGCAAAAATCCCCAGAGTTCCATAAATTATTCCAACAGCTTCCGTATCTAATCCCATTCCGCCTAATTCTTTTCCGTCCAATAAAAAAGGACTTAACATTTTAAGTAATTGAGATTCACCAAGTCTGAAAACTAGGATAAAAGCGAGAATTATTCCAATTTGTTTTTTTTGAAAGAAACTGATAAATATAGTGGCAAAGTTTTGATGATGTGTTTTATCAGCACTTTCTAAGGTGTTTATTTCTTCTTTTGGCGTAAAAATGAAATTGTAAAGGGTAATAAATGTCATCAATAAACCAACAATAATCATGGTATAGGACCAGGCTTTGGTATTGTCGCCATATTTATGTTCTAAATAACCGGCAAGCAAAACAATTAATCCATTTCCGGCAAGCATCGAAAGTCTGTAAAAGGTACTTCTGATTCCTAAGAAAAAAGATTGCTGCTCTTTGGGTAAAACCAATAAATAGAAACCATCACTAGCAATATCATTGGAGGCTGATGCAAAAGCGGCAACCCAGAATATGGCTAAAGTCATCATGAAAAAACCACTTGTGGGAATGGTGAATCCAACGACCAAAAAAGCAATAGAGATGAGCAATTGCATTGATAAAAACCATTTTCTCTTAGTTCCTGTCAACTCAATAAAAGGGCTCCAAAGTGGTTTTATCACCCAGGGCAGGTATAATAAACTGGTGTAGACGCCAATATCTTCGTTTGATATTCCCAGATTTTTGTACATAATTACCGAAACAGAGATAATTATGGCATAAGGCAATCCAGATGCGAAATTTAGAAACGGAATCCAGAACCATGGTTTATTATCTGTTTTCATTTGGCTGGGCAGGGGTATAAGGTTTAAATGGTTTTTTTAGGTCGATAGCTGCGGGCGTACTTTCATTAGCATAATAATCAATAAAGGTTACGGCGCAGGCTTTGTACTGATTTATTTTTTCGGCAGGAATGCTGAATGAAATTACTCCGTTTGTTTCATAAACGGTAATTTTATCGATAATTTTTGTAGCGTCATTAACATCTACTTTCGAAACATGATCTCCACCATAAATTACGATGTAGCGCACTTTTGTATTCAGCGGACTTTTGATTGTGAAGGTGTATTTATTGCTGTCTTTTGAATACTCATTGAAAACCGGTGTATCGATTATAATGTGCTTTAAATTGGGTACTGCAGCCGGAAGTGCCGGATATTTATATTGATTTTCTTCTAAAAGACGAACGATATCAAAGTTCTTGTTCATGAACCATTTAGAACTGAAATAAGCGCTTCCGCTTACTTTTTTGAAGCTTCTAGCATAATCAATCTGATTTGGAATTTCACTGGCAAAATTCCAGCTTTTGTCATTGTCTCCTCTGATTTTATAAGAGGCGTGTCCGATATAAAGTGCAGTATTATTAGAGTTCTCTGACCACCATTTGACCAATTTTGAATAAGAAGCTCTCGGGTTGTTCATACTCCAGTACAATTGAGGAAGGATGTAATCGATCCATTTTTGGTCCATCCATAAAACAGGATCGGCATACAAATCGTCGTAATTGGACGTTGACTGGGTTTCAGAACCTT
It includes:
- a CDS encoding LolA family protein, which encodes MKTKIQEIQNNSITKMTKKCIQMAVLLLLSFTSIQAQDKKAKDLLNEVTSKIKSYNNIVIDFKYTLNNTKENINQDSKGNVTMKGNQYVLNFMGVTKIFDGQKTYTIVPEDEEVTISKVNEKDDTAITPSKMLTFFNSGYKYNMDIVQNVKGRKIQYIKLAPTSSKDQRKEILLGIDVQTKHIYNLIETGKNGTKTTLTVNSFKTNQPLSKNQFTFVASKYPKYYINKLD
- a CDS encoding FtsK/SpoIIIE family DNA translocase yields the protein MAKTTKKETLDKKNESKTEKIKYGNLSKQQKFVLGCLLILFSAALLVAFISFYVNGQWQSDQSAVSQLGDRTEIVENWLGKFGAFLADLIVYKGFGIASFIFVRLFFLTGMFLALELSTKKLKNTWFWDLFALIIVSVLFGFFATSAPELGGTIGYELNLFLQDYIGKTGTLLTLLFGLIVYLIFKIKLSPEKIQSYFDSTKKEFNSELASIKKPQEAESAYNLEEFAIEEEDPELDNIHLKSNISQFEINKEALKPTISNASEIDLNPVLKPVQMDINPVTVKTPVHTEEFVIEKAEEEDIIEENLASRLVADFGLFDPTLDLSNYKFPTLDILKEYSTGGITINQEELEENKNRIVDTLRNYKIEIAQIKATVGPSVTLYEIVPEAGIRISKIKSLEDDIALSLSALGIRIIAPIPGKGTIGIEVPNKNPTMVSMKSVIGSAKFQEAEMELPIALGKTISNETFVVDLAKMPHLLMAGATGQGKSVGLNAVLTSLLYKKHPAEVKFVLVDPKKVELTLFNKIERHYLAKLPDTEDAIITDNAKVVNTLNSLCVEMDNRYSLLKDAMVRNIKEYNEKFRARKLNPEAGHRFLPYIVLVVDEFADLIMTAGKEVEVPIARLAQLARAIGIHLIIATQRPSVNVITGLIKANFPARIAFRVTSKIDSRTILDTQGADQLIGRGDLLYTNGNDVIRVQCAFIDTPEVEKITDFIGSQKAYATAYLLPEFVGEENGINLDVDISERDTLFREAAEIIVNAQQGSASLLQRKLKLGYNRAGRLIDQLEAAGIVGPFEGSKARTVNITDLSALDQFFNNEQN
- a CDS encoding diacylglycerol kinase, encoding MEFQKDNTFVTGRLKSMTYAFNGAVKLIKTEHSIMVQFSLGIIMTIAGFYFHISQTEWLCQTLAIGLVLSVEGLNTAVEKIADFIHPDYSKRIGFIKDIAAGAVFFAAMTAIAIGLIIYIPKFI
- the tpx gene encoding thiol peroxidase, translated to MASITLGGNPIHTSGELPTVGSQLADFKLVQNDLSVVSLSNFAGKKLVLNIFPSIDTGTCATSVRKFNESASNLENTTVLCISRDLPFAQKRFCGAEGLENVVNLSDFQAGDFGKTNGLEIVDGPLAGLHSRVIIVVDANGKVTHTEQVAEIANEPNYEAALAAL
- a CDS encoding DUF6952 family protein translates to MKLPVIKQLTQFIEENDQDYIIETIEVLEAMTEIPSLKDEELDVIGELISNMYGALEVHKMVVQGTDKKEALNAFMKRVLGSIDK
- a CDS encoding thioredoxin family protein — translated: MLIDLNEDTLADLVAKNEKVVVQYSASWCGNCRIMKPKFKKLATENEAITFVLVDAENSPESRKLANVSNLPTFATFVNGQLVGETQTNKQEVLIDLVNAIA
- a CDS encoding peroxiredoxin, with the translated sequence MSLVGKKFPSIAVDAISEMGDNLKINIFEEAVNNNKKVLLFWYPKDFTFVCPTELHAFQAALPEFEKRNTIVIGASCDTNEVHFAWLNTPKNNGGIEGVTYPILADTNRNLANILGILDIEATSYSEETDSVIIEGSNVPYRATYLIDETGKIFHESVNDMPLGRNVNEYLRMVDAYTHIQTKGEVCPANWEAGKEAMSADRLSTAEYLSAN
- a CDS encoding glycoside hydrolase family 3 protein: MKMTAQALRQKVGQFFFPAVFINDTEENIQETERLIKEHHIGGLTFFHSRASAATNYESKKKVVFNDDSYQKIKDLIVRYQNVATTPLLISIDAEWGLAMRIEKTPQYPYAITLGALPENKSNLVYEVGKQIGLDLKAAGIHYNLSPLADINNNPNNPVIGYRSFGENKEKVAHFAVEYLKGMSEVGILGCLKHFPGHGNTNVDSHLGLPVLSETLEELLENELYPFIKGIEHNVDSIMIGHLAVPSLNEGKNTSATLSKPIIETLLREKLGYDGLVISDALNMHSVSKLYETKGELEWEAFNAGNDVLCFAENVPEGIEAILKNASPERIEESFNRIIKAKQKVGILAENQFTSGELNFERASALNLEIAQNSITKIIDDFTIEQVFEAQKNNQLAKLSLYKNTKNPFFQTLNTVLNSAEFDFENAEDSSISEIKKGLEPFETVIISLFVPKAKPMNNFEINDEVLELLSNLLQTKKCLLYVFGNPYVLPIIPNLSKASRIIQVYQDFEEFQKNAGIQFLENNTCRGNLPVNIEIQ
- a CDS encoding GNAT family N-acetyltransferase, which translates into the protein MISLKRTNSDDTDFKNLVVLLDQDLKIRDGEDHDFYNQFNKTDLIKHVVVFYENDIAVGCGAFREKEKDTVEIKRMFVHPDFRKRGIASQVLAELERWAKEIKYSYTILETGKNQPEAISLYQKLGYTIIPNYPPYEKMDNSVCMKMTLK
- a CDS encoding XAC2610-related protein, yielding MKTKPNILAIVVIILSLFSCGQSNEKKKKAVRKDSVSATFLQKEKERLEKRKKLEQQNRIDSVRFDQILTNAIKIATQNIDKNKFHQEYKVNTAIEVDINFDNHFTKKHPHLIIHRYGINDVYIDIYSKVNNKFKKVVSHKEWSLTYRNDTIRDINGDGLKDFVLNWYGATGCCLKAFSNIYLLREDQKTFSNSFEFINPTFSPKEKIIRGVQYGHPGETEMYKYRWNGETIDTLEYVYYEKDKNDKKTGKLIISKNKPYNNNKKETVILSSMPNEYKTIEGYDWFTGKGYE
- a CDS encoding MFS transporter, with translation MKTDNKPWFWIPFLNFASGLPYAIIISVSVIMYKNLGISNEDIGVYTSLLYLPWVIKPLWSPFIELTGTKRKWFLSMQLLISIAFLVVGFTIPTSGFFMMTLAIFWVAAFASASNDIASDGFYLLVLPKEQQSFFLGIRSTFYRLSMLAGNGLIVLLAGYLEHKYGDNTKAWSYTMIIVGLLMTFITLYNFIFTPKEEINTLESADKTHHQNFATIFISFFQKKQIGIILAFILVFRLGESQLLKMLSPFLLDGKELGGMGLDTEAVGIIYGTLGIFALTVGGILGGIALSKHGLTKWMFPMFLTMHLPILGFIGLAHFQPQDIFHLHINLYFFEINSPLNLYTCITVILEQFGYGFGFTGFMMYLIHVAEGESKTAHYALATGFMALGMMLPGMLSGFIQKYLGYENFFIWVVIATIPGLILSRFLIFPKDFGKKSEEV